Sequence from the Fusarium oxysporum Fo47 chromosome VI, complete sequence genome:
TATCTGTATCGAAAACCCTGTGCGCCAGTAGAGGATACACGAAGCTGTAGGGAAAGGCTCGAATCATGGGGTCTCGATCCTAGGCATAAATAGGCGCCCATGTGCTCTTGAGGTAGTGGTTACGCGAGAGAGCGAAGGAAATCGTTCCAGGGCATACAAAAATGCATCGATATCTGCTCTGGATACGTGTACCTGATACTGTTGGTCTGCAAGGCTGTAGTAGTAAGCGTAGGAATCTTCTGAGGTCATGGCTGCTGCCAGCTGGCGCATTGGGACATCATGATCCCGACAGTTCGGTCGTCTGCTGTATAAAAACCGACCAATACTATCCATAGAATTGTAATAATACTATGCCGGGCATCGCTTGGCTAAGTTCACACCGCGATCCTGAACTCCTGGACGGGACATACTCTCTACACTGCCGAAACAGGTGTCGTCCCATAGTAGCTCGGCCACACCCTTGCGATACTTATTGCTATTCGCAATCTCTTGAAGgactttgatgttgagaatatTTGCCGAGGAAAAGACTCGTTTTAGATGCAAGAGAACGGTGCTCCTAAAGCCGGCAGATGTGAGACGTAAGTTCTTGACATCGCTATTCGGTAGGAAGGATGTAATTGGTTGAGCACTTCAACCGGTATGGCTGCGAGATTACTCTGCCTCTGATCAGACATTTTGAATGAGCGGTTTGGGCATACGGAGTTGAATGGGTACTGGGAAGACAGATTGATGAATGATGATCAAGCTCCTCTGTCAATGGCTTGGAAATCATCCCACGAAGACTAACACTGGGTCACATAGAACAAGGACATTCAAGCTCCTGCGAGGCGAAACAGGCGTGCACGTCGAATTTATAGCCATGATCGAGTTTGAAGCTCTTGTAGCATTAAGAGTCATGAAACACCTGTTCATAGGCCGTTCATTGTACGCGTGAACTATAAGGATTTTCGCGGATCTGACAGATCTGAGAATATGAACATCAGAACATCAGAACCGAAACACATCTTTGGCAGCTAGGGAGTGCTGTACGGCACGGAAGTGACTCTTGGGCCAGTTGCCTTCTTAATGGGTATGTATATTTGATAAGGACTTTCTGTAGGGGACATCAGAGTAGTTGCAGAATATTTTAGCATCTTGTCAAATTAAATCAAGAACAGTCTTGGAAATGGTCCATGTTAGTTTAGAGATAATGGAGCTGACAACGTGGGAAACCTCGCTTCATAGCCTTGGCATGCAAGTGACATGGCAGGTGACTTGCTATGATGCGCATGTTGTGGTACAATTCTTATATGGAAGCCTCAGAAATTCTTTAAATTATCATTAATGTGATGTCGTCTTGTAGTACCGAGTTAACAGCAGTAACACGTCCCAGTAAGCAATGTGAGCCAAAATCGAATTCATACTAGCTTCCGAAGCTGCCATATTCCAGCACAACAGCCCGTGACCTCTGATCGAAAACGGACAGACCCTGGAGACTCCACTGCTGATCATTAGAAGCAAGGCCTTTGTCCATTCCGGCAACTGATTCATGTGCTTGGTGGCCGAGAAAGCATGTGATAAGCTAGAACCCAAGCCGAGAGAGAAAGTAAGAAAAGGGCATGGATGGATGACTGCGCCTACCAAGGAGACTCACGTGGACCTTTTCATATCCCTTTGTCTCTTACATATTTCTGTCTTTTTATATCATTTTTTATTGATTTGACTTGATTTGGTTGAGACGAATTTACATCGAGATCCAATCCAATCGTGACATGCCGCTGCACTGCACAGCTGACGTCGCGGGGCAAGCAAGGTCAATCTGGGGTAATGTCAATGCTGAATGACGCCTGTATTGAGAGGTGGCTTATAACGATACAGAACAAGCAAAACTTGGAAGACTACCTAGAATTGTCAATGGCAGCATTTGTAAGTCCTCATTTCATTATCACTTCCCTTTTCATCTTGATACCTCTTTCGTCCCATTTCAGTTGCTGTGTTCCCCTCTATATCTCTTAGGCAGCACTAGGAGCTTTGTCGCTAAAGTGGCGCCCCATGACATAACCGTCAGTGTCCTCTCAGCCCAGATCCAGGGCTTCACTTTAGTGACTTGACACTCTGACGTCGCGTCGCGGCCGGCCACGCGGGCAAGTCACCACGATCAAGATTCTATCACAACTCTCGTTTACACTGTTCATCGACTTTGCCGGAAATATCCATTAAATCGACTGGCCTGCTTATTAACGACACAACTTCATTAGGACACGCCGTGGCTGTCGCATCTTGCACCGGCGCCCATGTCTTCCCGCGATGATGCGTCTCACGGCGCATCACCTCCCTCGTACGAACCTCAGCCTTCGAGTACTGGTGCTCCTCCGACATTTGCATCTTTCTCTCCAGTAACGCTCTCCGCGAATACGCCATCCCGATCATCCCGAAGGTCGACTATCCTCGTCCACCAAAAGAGCCCCCTGCTCCTCGCTACTCCTCCACAGATCACCCGCGCTCTCGCCTACAGTCATCCCTTTCTCCTCCCGTTAAATACATTCGCAGGCCTCCTCACCTGGAGCACCGGAGATCCTTGGCAGAGCTTCTTACTATTGTGCTTCTTCTGGGCGGTTGTTCTGTATGGCGATGTAGTAATAACGTGGGCCGGCCCCGTCTTGGTCGGAGTGGCACTCATTGTTGGCATGTACGGCCGGAGATACAGTCCCCTCAGTAGCAGTGGGTGGACTGATATTCGAGGTCAGAACGCTGGCACCAAGGGAACAAATCAGAACGCCGGCGAGAGCAGCCAGCAGAATGGAAAGGCAAACGCCGGCGAGAAACAGTCGAAACATGTTAGGGGAAATTCCGAAGTTACCAACACCAAACATCAGAAGACACTAGACGAGATCGTCGAGACTCTTAAACAACTTACTGGGAGATGTAATGTTCTGATGGAACCTCTGCTCGACATGACGGATTTCCTAAGCACTCAGACGACCCCAACTAGTGCGACCACGCGCCCGGCGCTGACTGTCATCTTCATGCGACTGCTTATCATCACGCCTATTTGGATTGCGCTTACTGTTCCTCCCTGGCGAGTTGTCACGACAAGACGTGTAATACTAGTGGCTGGAACCATCATCTTGACTTGGCATGCAAGGGTTCTGCGAGTATCGCGGGCCATTCTCTGGAGAAGCTCCACAGTTAGACGACTTGCAGCCGCCATCACCGGGTTGCAGTTTGATACACCCGAACAACCGTTCAAAAAGGActtggccaaggctgctAAGAAAGGCCCTGACCGTGTTGCTCAACAGCAGGAATCCGAACTTACAAAAGCCCTTGGCAAGTCGTCGAGCTTCCAAACTAATCATGGAAGAAGGAATGGCAATGCAAAGACTGCGGGTGTCAAGTTCACGTTTATTATATACGAGAACCAAAGACGATGGATTGGTTTGGGATGGACGAATAATCTCTTTGCGTATGAACGGGCGGCCTGGACAGATGACCATAACAACTCCGTTCCCGCTAAAGACGATTTCGAACTACCCGAGGTAGAAGACGGAAGTCGTATGCAATGGCGATGGGTTCCTGGAACCCGTTGGCGTGTTGACGGTGTGTCTGATGAGCATGGCCCTGTGGACTATGACGGGAATGAGGGGAAGAATGGTTGGATCTTCTACGACAACAAGGTGAGAAACCATCATATATGGCAACGCATTGTCTCCTCTAACAGACTTTCAGTGGCAAAATGGCCAGCGGGGTCAAGATGGATGGGGTCGCTGGACCCGACGAAGAAAGTGGTATCGCGATGCCGAGTTGGTCGAGGTGGATCAACCGGAAGATGGCCAGGAGACTGAGAAGGAGCTTAAAGAATCCCCTTCAGTAACGAAGCTCAGGTCTCAGCCATACAACTCCAGCAACGAAACCATGGTTCCTACACGAGCTGTGCCCGACCAGAGTCATGGTGAAGACATCAGTAACGATGACGCGAGCTCCAAAGCAGCAGACGATTCCTTGTCAGTACACTCGACATCTTCCAGATCTTTCTTCAAGTCGCCCTTGATGCGGAAACGAATCGCTGACCGATCCGGAGCGGATAACAAAGAGCGCACCAGAAGAGACAGTAGGACTAGTAGGACGAGTAGTTTGTACAACGATGATGACGCCGATGCTCTAAGTGCTGAGTTGGCCCTTGAAATCCAGAAACAGGGTAGGCCCGGTGGACAATGGGGGATAGGCGACGAGGCACGAATGAGTCTTGAGTAACGGTGCACTTTGACGGCGATACTGCATTGAGGTTATCGGCGTTTGATGGATTGGGACATATAGGTCAACGACTCGAATCATGACTGACTGGTAACCGGATAGTAGGTTTTGAGAGGGATGGCGTACGGTTGATTGATCATTATGTACAAGAGTAAGGAAGCGAGAACTCTTGGTGAATACCAATAACGTTACTCGGTTGATTATGAACAAAGAAATTGATCCGTTTACTAGTCTACAGGCAGTGACGGTTCTCGACAGTTCGATCTGATGACGATACTCGAATGAGAACAAAGAAGGGCTCGTGACACTTGGCCGTGCTGAAGGGATACACGGGAAAAAAGGTTGTCATACTGAGGATATAGTCCATCGGTAGGCCTTAATAAGGTAGCTTAGGTAGGATGGCTCTTTCGTGGTAGTGCTGGTGTCGCTCCTTGCCAGGTGCCCGTCGCTGCCAACTTCATAAAACATTATATCGTCGACTTCCAacctctcttcaacaactttCTCCCTTTCCAAAATACCCGATTCTTTTCGCATTCCTTTCCTCTATCCACAAGAGTATCTGCTATGGAACTTTCAGCCCCTCCTCGAGATGCGAATCGCACTCTTCGCAAAAAGAGAAGCAACCGCTCCAGCGCCCTgaccctctccctctcccccGAACGcgctcaacaacctcaacaacGGAATCTTACCTCTCCCGCAAAAGCATCACCATCAATGCGATCATCTTTCGTTTCCCCGGACCTTCTTTCTAGAAGCGCCTCATCAGCAACACACCACCGCGACATTTCCGGCTCGGGTCCATCACCAGGAACATCACTCGCTAGTATCGACTACCCTTCCCGCGCTGAATCAGCACTTACCATTCGAGCACCTAATACCCATGAAAGAGGTGGTTCGCCGCCACTTACGCCGTTTCCTCCGTGGGTTAGCGAGCAGGAAGATGAAGGTGATGGAGATTGCGAGAACAGAAATTGGGAGGGATCTACAACCAGGACGGATGGCAAGAGGCATAGCTATGACGGAGGGCATGTCCCTGTGACGATTATGAGGGTTGAGGGGAGATGGGTTGTTATTTCTGTGGTACATGGACTCGTGCTCGTGTTGCAGTTTGCGGTGACACTGGGTGTTTTCAGTGCTTTGATGTGGGTTACCGTCTGGAAGGAGAATGAACCTGGTAACGACTTTGACAACTGGTAAGTCAGCCTTACTGACCCTTAGAACACATCTAATAGGTCTTAGGCTCTGGAAATTCGCGGACCCTACcctcgtcgtcgtccttctcctctgctcAGCAAGTCTTTTGATCCACGAAGCCAAACTTCTTTCGTCAGTCGCACTACTCTATCTCGAGTCTCTCATCCTTGCTGCCACTACACTAACGAGTCTCGTGCTTTGGGCCCGGTGCTTCCAGGAGGAGAGCCGCAGCGTCAAAGGTGTGTTGATGGGGTGCAATGTCATGATGTGGGGACTTGCTCTCTTTGGATTCATCCGAGCTGTTGTTATATGGAAAGTAGACTCTcaggatgatgaagctgatcAGGAGAGGGCGGTCATGTACGGAACCTTCGTTCCTTGGGATGGGAGGAGGGAGTCTGTATGAGGAGGTGTAAGGAATGAGAAGTCTCTGATGATTGTGTTCTGGATGCTGGGGAAAGATCATAGCCCAGTAGAAACTAGGCAAAAAGacttcttggtcttctccTAGGTAGTCAGTTCCTCAAGCTGGAGATCTAACTAGACTAGTGGTCAGATAGTGCAACATGGACACACCATGGCAGATAGTAATGTTGAAGTCGAGTAGCGCCTCCAAGAACAAGTCTATCTTCAGAACTTTGGACTCTTGGCACCTTTTGGCCTCAAAATCTGAAGATCATAGCCTCATCTAGTATGTTTTTCGTCCACCTAAAGCAAGCAACCACCACGACTCAAGTACCGTCTGGACCAGGCCGATGGTTACGCGAAGGGTCGCCCGTTTCATATGATCTCCTACCTATTCGGGCAACCGCACTGCAAGCCATTTTGAGAAAGCGGATATAAAGCGCCACTACGGCTATTTGAAATTGACCCAAGCCTTTCAGTGCTTACTCTTGCAGATTCCGTCTCGGCCTAGTACCTCAATTGGAGCGGAAATTCCAcaaggctgaagagaaaCGACCCAAAAAGTGGGCGTAGGATCACGCTTCTGCAATTGAGGCCGCATTGACACATGGGCAGGAATCTTGGCGAGCTTTGTCTGGAAAAGAACCTCCAGGATGGCTCAGTGAGGTTGACAATGGCCCCCAATTGCCCTGGCGTGCGCTCGGGGTGTTGTAAGAGTTGAGACTGGAATCAGAGGGAGAAGATGAACGGGTCAAAGAACTTGCCAAGTTTATACCAAGACTTgtaaaatattataaaaaacTATGAAATATTTCAAGTTTTTTAAGTagacttatatttatttgtTAGACTTCGGGGTCTGAGCCTTCTGCTATTCCCTGGTCTGCTTAATTCCGCGTGGTGTTGATACAATACTGGGCTTTCAGGGATTTCCTGAAACAATACTCTGAGAAAGTAAGCATAACCGGAAACTCATGCTGATTTTTGGCAGGGTCTGAAAATTCATTGGAGTCTTTGAGCGAGCTAGCGAATAAGAGAATGCGTTGGAAGATAACCCTTGTAGTACGGAGTATGGATATCTAACATAAGACTCCCATGCAACCTGGAGCCTTGACAAGACGACACTTGGCCGAGAGGAACATTGTGAATGTTTGTAATATTGACGGGTAATTATACTCCTTGTATTcaaatttaataaataccttagTCAGTCAAAATGTGTGTACCAACACGATAAGCGAGCCGGGGCTTTATAAGAGAGAGTAGAGAAGGGCCAAAGCACGTTGCAGAAGTAAACCGACGCTGGAAGATGTAGTTCCAAACGCTCGAGTATAGACAAGGTTGAGCTAGCTCAACATGCTTAACCTATCTATCCTTACCTGTTTGGTTCGCATACAGGGTTTATAAGGCTGCTGCATAGGGAGTGACACTTGGCCCCCAACTTTGAATAGGAAGGACGACGGAGTAGGTAGTTGTGAGAGCATTGGATGATACTGCTACATTTCAGATATTGAAACTTCTTTACTTCATATTGGTGCACGTTATGGAGTGGCTCTATGGTGCCGCGCATGCGTGGCGCTTAAGCCTCTCCCATAGGAGGGAGAACTGGTAGGCACTGCATACACATATATAGCGGACCCCTTCTTACTGCCAAGGCTTGCTCCATCGGCTCTCTTGATATTCATTCTATCTTTGGTCCATTCTTCAGCCCCTCACAATGAGCTTCACATCTCCCACCGGACAGTTCAAGCCCTACCAGGCCTTCGGCTCTGGGTCTTCATCGACAAAACCACCAGCTCAGTCTTTCTCATCAAGAGTTGACTTTAGCGACCAATCATACGATATGCCTTACTTTGCAGGTTCTGGTGTTTCTGTATCCAATCCTCAGACAAACTATGCGAGCACTGCGCCGAAACAGCCTGTCGCCGACGCACCGCGAGGCTTTACACTGAAGCAGTTATCAGACGCcccaaagacaaagagctTTGACAAGAAGGGACTCTCCAGCATTCCAAGTACTTCTCAGCAAGGTACTTGTGCTATACGTATGATCTGTGCACACTTTGCTAACTTCATATTTTAAAGCTCAGCCTTCGCAACctctcaaggccaagat
This genomic interval carries:
- a CDS encoding integral peroxisomal membrane peroxin-domain-containing protein, yielding MCLVAEKACDKLEPKPREKNKQNLEDYLELSMAAFDTPWLSHLAPAPMSSRDDASHGASPPSYEPQPSSTGAPPTFASFSPVTLSANTPSRSSRRSTILVHQKSPLLLATPPQITRALAYSHPFLLPLNTFAGLLTWSTGDPWQSFLLLCFFWAVVLYGDVVITWAGPVLVGVALIVGMYGRRYSPLSSSGWTDIRGQNAGTKGTNQNAGESSQQNGKANAGEKQSKHVRGNSEVTNTKHQKTLDEIVETLKQLTGRCNVLMEPLLDMTDFLSTQTTPTSATTRPALTVIFMRLLIITPIWIALTVPPWRVVTTRRVILVAGTIILTWHARVLRVSRAILWRSSTVRRLAAAITGLQFDTPEQPFKKDLAKAAKKGPDRVAQQQESELTKALGKSSSFQTNHGRRNGNAKTAGVKFTFIIYENQRRWIGLGWTNNLFAYERAAWTDDHNNSVPAKDDFELPEVEDGSRMQWRWVPGTRWRVDGVSDEHGPVDYDGNEGKNGWIFYDNKWQNGQRGQDGWGRWTRRRKWYRDAELVEVDQPEDGQETEKELKESPSVTKLRSQPYNSSNETMVPTRAVPDQSHGEDISNDDASSKAADDSLSVHSTSSRSFFKSPLMRKRIADRSGADNKERTRRDSRTSRTSSLYNDDDADALSAELALEIQKQAPPRDANRTLRKKRSNRSSALTLSLSPERAQQPQQRNLTSPAKASPSMRSSFVSPDLLSRSASSATHHRDISGSGPSPGTSLASIDYPSRAESALTIRAPNTHERGGSPPLTPFPPWVSEQEDEGDGDCENRNWEGSTTRTDGKRHSYDGGHVPVTIMRVEGRWVVISVVHGLVLVLQFAVTLGVFSALMWVTVWKENEPGLRLWKFADPTLVVVLLLCSASLLIHEAKLLSSVALLYLESLILAATTLTSLVLWARCFQEESRSVKGVLMGCNVMMWGLALFGFIRAVVIWKVDSQDDEADQERAVMYGTFVPWDGRRESV